The sequence below is a genomic window from Henriciella marina DSM 19595.
GAGGCGCTGAAAGAGACGGGCACCGAGGCCAGCTACAAGGTCTGCGATGTCACCGATCTCGCTCAGGTCGAAGCGCTGGCTGACTTCGCCTGGGACACCTATGGCGGCTGCGATGTCCTCCTCAACAATGCCGGCGTCGGAAGCCGTGAGAAGCGCCTCCCCGACGTACCAATGGACGACGCGCACCACATCATGAACGTCAATTTCTGGGGCGTCTGGCATGGCTGCCGGGTTTTCGGCGCACGCATGAAGGAACAGGGCAGGCCCGCCATGATCTATAATACCGGCTCTGAAAACTCCTTCTTCTGCGCCACGAATGCTGCCGCCTATATCGCGTCCAAACACGCCGTCCTCGGCCTGACAGAGACCTTCCGCGAGCAGATGCCAGACTTCATCACCGTCGGCCTGATCATCCCCGGCTGGGTCTCGACAGAGCTGACGCCCGGCTTTGAAAACGTTGCCATGCATGCCGATGAGTTCGCAGGCATCATCTATCCGCAGATCCTCGAAGGCGAACGTTTCGTGGTCTCCCACGCCTACAACACGGTCCGCATCGACGAGCGCATGGACGCCCTGAAGGACGCCTATGCCCGCTACGCCCCGCGTCATGAGGGCGACGAGGAATATGACGTGCGCACCTATATCCAGCGCATACGCGAGCGCGGCAGTATCTAGTCAGACAATACGCTAGAAAGGCTCATCCTGAGCGAAGTCGAAGGACGAGCCGAGCGGATAACCAATCCCGATAGCGTCCCGCCTAACGCTCCAGCGCCTTCGCCTGCTTTTGCTGCCGGGCCTGATGCTTCATGAAGCTCGACAGCAGCCCCTTGCCCTTAGGAAGCTCACACCCCTCCGCCATCGCCTCGATCGCGAGATAATTCCACGCCTGCTGACCGAGCGCATTGACCATCTTCACCATGCCGATGCCGCTATTTGGGCCGAGGAAGCCGGGGCCGAGGCGCATGGTCTTGGCATGGTTCTCAAGACGTTCGACCTCACCGGCGAGCAGTTTAGCTGTCCCATGAGGGTCAGAGCAGAGGGGCGCACCGATGCCGATCATGTCGGCCATATCGCCAGAAACCGTCTCCTCCATCGCGACTTTTGAGCGAAAACCGCCCGTCGCCATGACCGGCATCTTCGCACGCTCGCGCACCATGGCGGCATAGTCGACGAAATAGGCCTCGCGCGCCTTGCTGCTGGCGCGCACGGCCTGCTCTTCGCGCGCCTGCATGCCCTCAATGCCGAGCAGCGCCGGTTGCTCATAATTGCCGCCCGAAATCTCAAGCAGGTCGATGGACTTCTCGTTCAGCCACTCGACCACCTGGATACAGTCCTCAAAGCTGAAGCCGCCTTGCTGGAAATCAGCCGAGTTGAGCTTCACCCCCACGCCGAAATCAGGCCCCACCGCCGCGCGCACCGCATCCACGGCCTCAAGCAGGAAGCGCGCCCGGTTCTCCAGCGAGCCGCCATATTCATCATTGCGAATGTTAGAGCGCGGCGAGAGGAACTGGCTGATCAGATAGCCATGCGCGCCATGCACCTGCACCCCGTCAAAGCCCGTCTCCCTGGCGACCTTTGCCGCATGCGCAAAGGTTGCAATCGTGTCGTGTATCTCCTGCACCGTCATCGGGCGCGGCTTGCCGAACTGGTTGCCGGGCAGCGCCAGCTGGATATCGGAGGCCGAAACGGGCGTCTTGTTGACGAGGGTCGGCGTCTGGCGCCCGGCATGGCTGATCTGCATCCACACCGCCGCGCCCTGAGACTTCGCCGCCGCGCTCCACGCCTTCAGCGCCGCGATGTGTTCAGGCGGCTGCTCGCCCACAATCGCGACATTGCCGGGGCTTTCCAGATGCATCCGGTCGACCAGCACATTCCCCGTCAGGAGCAGGCCGCAGCCACTGCCAGCCCATGTTTCGTAAAGCTTCGCGTGACGCGCATCGGCCCGGTTCAGCGGCCCGGCCAGCTGCTCGGTCATCGCCGCCTTGCACAGCCTGTTCGGCAGGCGCGCCCCGCAAGGCAGATCCAGGGGTTGTTCAAGAATGCTGGTCATGGCGGCCCTCCCATTGCACTCGCCAGCATGACCCAGCCCGCGCGGGCCGTCCACGGGTTTTCCTTGCGTCCCGTCCCGCTGGCGCCTATCTAGACCCCCGAGAGGCCGAGAGGACACCAAAGACATGGATCAAGCACGCACCCAATTCGCGCTGCCTGTTTGCCTGACCCGAGAGGTCCCCCATGTCTTCCTTCCTCACAATCGATTCTGTGTCGCTCGCCACGCCTGAAGGCGACACACTTTTCGACAATCTGACCCTGTCGCTCGGACGCGAGGCTGTCGGCCTCGTTGGACGCAATGGCTGTGGCAAGTCCACGCTGCTCCAAGCAATCGCGGGCGATCTCGCCCCCGCACGCGGCCAGATCAGCGTGCATGGCCGCGCCGCCATGCTCCAGCAGCGCTTTGACGAAGCCGATACCGTCGCCGAAGCCCTCGGCGTCCAGACAGACCTCGCCCGTCTCGCCCGCATCACCGCTGGGAATGGCACGGCAGAGGATTTCAACGCCGCCGACTGGACGCTGGAGGCACGCCTCAACAAGGCACTCGCCGACACCGGCCTCGCTGGTGTCGACACCACCCGAAAGCTCGCAACCTTCTCCGGCGGGGAGCGCACACGCATCGGCCTTGCCCGCCTCCTGCTGGCAGAGCCTGACCTCATCCTCCTCGATGAGCCGACCAATAATCTCGACGCCGAAGGCCGTGCCAGCATCATGTCCCTCATCGAAAGCTGGTCCGGCGGCCTGCTGATCGCCAGCCATGACCGCGCCTTGCTGGAGCGGATGGACCGTATCGTGGAGCTAACCCCCGTTGGCTGCACCGTTTTCGGCGGCGGCTGGTCAGAGTTTGAAGCGGCCCGCGACGCCGCCCGCGCCCGCGCTCGAGCGGAGGCGGAAAGCGCCGCCAACAAACTGAAATCAACCGAACGAAAGGTCCAGCAGGCAAAGGAACGCAAGGATCGCTCCGATGCGCGCGGCCGGGCGGTGCGGGCGCGCGGCGATCAGCCAAAGCTCCTCCTGGGTGCCCGCGCTGAGCGCGCCGAAACGACAAGCGGCCGGGGCCAGCACCTTGCCGAACGTCAGCTAACCGATGCGCAGGCCGCCCTCAGCGATGCAGACGCCCGACTCGAGCGCATCACCCTGCTCACCATTGAGCTTCCCGCCTGCGACCTGCCCGCCTCGCGTCAGCTGCTG
It includes:
- a CDS encoding NADH:flavin oxidoreductase/NADH oxidase family protein, with amino-acid sequence MTSILEQPLDLPCGARLPNRLCKAAMTEQLAGPLNRADARHAKLYETWAGSGCGLLLTGNVLVDRMHLESPGNVAIVGEQPPEHIAALKAWSAAAKSQGAAVWMQISHAGRQTPTLVNKTPVSASDIQLALPGNQFGKPRPMTVQEIHDTIATFAHAAKVARETGFDGVQVHGAHGYLISQFLSPRSNIRNDEYGGSLENRARFLLEAVDAVRAAVGPDFGVGVKLNSADFQQGGFSFEDCIQVVEWLNEKSIDLLEISGGNYEQPALLGIEGMQAREEQAVRASSKAREAYFVDYAAMVRERAKMPVMATGGFRSKVAMEETVSGDMADMIGIGAPLCSDPHGTAKLLAGEVERLENHAKTMRLGPGFLGPNSGIGMVKMVNALGQQAWNYLAIEAMAEGCELPKGKGLLSSFMKHQARQQKQAKALER
- a CDS encoding SDR family NAD(P)-dependent oxidoreductase → MKDKVVVITGGATGIGYALARTFGADGAKIVLAEPRENRLQQACEALKETGTEASYKVCDVTDLAQVEALADFAWDTYGGCDVLLNNAGVGSREKRLPDVPMDDAHHIMNVNFWGVWHGCRVFGARMKEQGRPAMIYNTGSENSFFCATNAAAYIASKHAVLGLTETFREQMPDFITVGLIIPGWVSTELTPGFENVAMHADEFAGIIYPQILEGERFVVSHAYNTVRIDERMDALKDAYARYAPRHEGDEEYDVRTYIQRIRERGSI
- a CDS encoding ABC-F family ATP-binding cassette domain-containing protein translates to MSSFLTIDSVSLATPEGDTLFDNLTLSLGREAVGLVGRNGCGKSTLLQAIAGDLAPARGQISVHGRAAMLQQRFDEADTVAEALGVQTDLARLARITAGNGTAEDFNAADWTLEARLNKALADTGLAGVDTTRKLATFSGGERTRIGLARLLLAEPDLILLDEPTNNLDAEGRASIMSLIESWSGGLLIASHDRALLERMDRIVELTPVGCTVFGGGWSEFEAARDAARARARAEAESAANKLKSTERKVQQAKERKDRSDARGRAVRARGDQPKLLLGARAERAETTSGRGQHLAERQLTDAQAALSDADARLERITLLTIELPACDLPASRQLLSVRDAAMRFGDRQLFGPLSFEVRGPQRLAIKGPNGSGKSTLLKLITGELAPTSGAINLHTDRIALLDQHSSSLDPGSSLIENMRRLAPALSENEARAQLARFAFRADDALQLAGTLSGGERLRAALAAAFAAPRPPELLLLDEPTNHLDMDAVSLLESALQSYDGAILTISHDERFLEAIGIERQFGLG